The Cydia pomonella isolate Wapato2018A chromosome 20, ilCydPomo1, whole genome shotgun sequence genome contains a region encoding:
- the LOC133529184 gene encoding uncharacterized protein LOC133529184 has product MHKSATEVLSKSSDKKRSRSQSTVQPLHFLVHKPGCHFESCCGVCNLFPGVLLIAFVQVLVGAVLLTLLTSHGRQYDEIHHTQSTQLISLATGAVLSGVTGAGLLLIVVALTENCKAMLVYLLVALIVMMAIATLGLFKINRSCGRFKDAPKIKDEQHRLANLACVSGLLTFFGAVVYFFSFVVVFSFYHFRYVRRAILLHEAECE; this is encoded by the exons ATGCATAAGAGCGCCACGGAAGTTTTATCGAAAAGCAGCGACAAGAAAAGAAGCAGAAGTCAGAGCACTGTTCAG CCTCTTCACTTCCTCGTGCACAAGCCCGGCTGCCACTTCGAGAGCTGCTGTGGGGTCTGCAACCTGTTCCCGGGGGTGCTACTCATCGCCTTTGTCCAG GTGCTTGTGGGAGCTGTGTTGCTAACGCTACTGACATCTCACGGTCGGCAGTACGATGAGATTCATCATACGCAATCTACGCAGC TAATCAGCCTGGCCACTGGTGCGGTATTGAGCGGAGTCACTGGCGCCGGTCTCCTGCTGATCGTGGTGGCGCTCACCGAAAACTGCAAGGCGATGCTG GTATACCTGCTGGTGGCGTTGATCGTCATGATGGCCATAGCCACGCTGGGGCTCTTCAAGATCAACAGATCATGCGGTCGCTTTAAAGATG ctccTAAAATAAAGGACGAGCAACACCGACTAGCGAACTTGGCGTGCGTCAGTGGCCTGCTTACGTTTTTCGGTGCCG TTGTATATTTCTTCTCGTTTGTGGTGGTGTTCAGCTTCTACCACTTCAGATACGTCCGCCGCGCCATCTTGCTGCACGAGGCCGAGTGCGAGTAG